A genomic segment from Colletotrichum higginsianum IMI 349063 chromosome 5, whole genome shotgun sequence encodes:
- a CDS encoding Mitochondrial chaperone produces MGRTQPSVGQPPAAFRKAARAKKAKVTLNQLIPSLLPTHPRARRGVDGAELIIEPKPITITQGSVASSNPPNQTYSNNSPPRIRLQVADTLTAAHSLLGRDSVPDRPADLSNKEARVAILNMASPLTPGGGFVNGASSQEESLCMRTTLLPSLKDEYYRLPELGAVYTPDVLVFRDDDSDEVLEKKDRWFVDCISAAMLRNPETERDEASGFSYYVHEKDRQLILEKMKVVLRVCQMKGVKKIVLGAWGCGAYGNPVAEVAKAWRKALVLRTDTKGKKKGTKETWEGIEEVVFAIKDSGMADAFEEAFGKGIERDEPDETSDEEEEELDVGERNKAELQARIGELKQRIDATSNPQLKQGLDAILAGLISQLALDSTGEGGGSDEDDSEQIDEEEEDDEDEDDEGGSRI; encoded by the coding sequence ATGGGAAGAACTCAGCCTTCAGTCGGACAACCGCCGGCGGCATTCCGCAAGGCTGCGcgcgccaagaaggccaaggtcaCCCTCAATCAACTCATTCCGTCACTACTTCCCACGCATCCaagagctcgtcgaggagtcGACGGCGCGGAACTCATTATCGAACCAAAACCCATAACCATAACTCAAGGATCAGTGGCTTCAAGCAACCCGCCCAATCAAACCTACTCCAACAACTCGCCGCCTCGCATCCGGCTTCAAGTGGCCGATACCCTCACAGCTGCCCACTCGCTGTTGGGCAGGGATTCGGTCCCGGATAGACCCGCGGACCTGAGCAACAAGGAGGCCAGAGTTGCCATTTTAAATATGGCGTCACCACTTACACCGGGTGGTGGCTTCGTCAACGGGGCCAGCAGCCAGGAAGAATCTCTATGTATGCGCACCACTTTGTTACCGTCCCTGAAAGACGAATACTACCGTCTGCCGGAACTCGGTGCTGTCTACACGCCAGACGTTTTGGTCTTCAGAGACGATGACTCGGACGAAGTtctggagaagaaggatCGCTGGTTCGTCGACTGCATCAGTGCCGCGATGCTACGGAACCCCGAAACTGAACGGGACGAGGCGTCAGGATTCAGCTACTACGTTCATGAAAAAGACCGCCAGCTCATTctggagaagatgaaggtTGTGTTGCGAGTCTGTCAGATGAAGGGCGTCAAGAAgatcgtcctcggcgcctgGGGCTGCGGTGCATACGGCAACCCggtggccgaggtcgccaaaGCCTGGAGGAAGGCCCTCGTCTTGAGAACCGACAcgaaaggaaagaagaaaggaacCAAGGAGACATGGGAAGGAATAGAAGAGGTGGTGTTCGCCATCAAGGACTCTGGTATGGCTGATGCTTTCGAGGAAGCCTTCGGCAAGGGTATCGAGCGAGACGAGCCGGACGAAACGagcgacgaagaagaggaggaatTGGATGTGGGCGAGAGAAACAAGGCGGAGCTTCAGGCCAGGATCGGCGAGCTGAAGCAGCGTATCGATGCGACATCCAACCCGCAACTAAAGCAAGGACTTGACGCGATCCTCGCAGGACTGATAAGCCAGTTGGCTTTGGATAGTACGGGAGAAGGCGGTGGcagcgacgaagacgacagcGAGCAGattgacgaggaggaggaggatgacgaggatgaggatgacgaagGAGGTTCTAGAATATAG
- a CDS encoding Phosphotransferase, protein MASALIQSQQLSSNFTQLIAHTSSPDLKFNSGQFVLAAAAFSLTMTSLKEPRRVAEVMLAWLGLELVSLTELQTLWAGYGHICAIVARVADTNGAVTSIKTSPAIRQEPDGTYRLIIKLISPPRAKGKDEGHLRKMLSYEVEQYFYQEVAPRLAEDVAVAKCLASTLDMKGRPRADELQGLTATIITDLRPQFPVAGEKRLVLNRRQVHAALDWLAKYHGSSWASLPDDLGRFVLPPLEEATRREAGNGAADPKLWLNGGYTYLATRRKEYGSLCRDEYSEWSSAFCNPVDGSSHSTAEMVAEFLTPSGRPFETYIHGDVKSENLFTTQSGDKVAFFDFQYAGIGVGGCDIAKLFTCSVPVEMLTHHEDIPDQLPMGDGERALLEKYRETLIDQKPLGKGPADYDWATFVRHWETALVDWCRFQASWGFWGNTEWLEARVRHILSDDGWRNWLKSEVKGH, encoded by the coding sequence ATGGCCTCGGCGCTCATTCAATCTCAGCAACTCTCATCCAACTTCACCCAACTCATCGCCCACACCTCTTCGCCGGACCTCAAATTCAACTCGGGCCAATTTGTTCTTGCAGCAGCGGCATTCTCTCTCACTATGACGTCTCTCAAGGAACCCCGGCGCGTTGCCGAGGTCATGCTTGCCTGGCTGGGGCTTGAGCTCGTCTCCCTAACCGAGCTACAGACCCTCTGGGCCGGCTACGGACACATATGCGCCATCGTCGCTAGGGTCGCCGACACGAACGGGGCGGTCACATCAATCAAAACATCGCCCGCGATCCGGCAAGAACCAGACGGCACATACCGCCTCATCATTAAGCTCATCTCACCGCCCCGCGCCAAGGGGAAGGACGAGGGCCACCTGCGGAAGATGCTGAGCTATGAGGTCGAGCAGTACTTCTACCAAGAAGTCGCGCCGCGCTTGGCCGAAGATGTCGCGGTCGCCAAGTGCCTCGCCTCGACCCTGGACATGAAGGGGAGGCCACGGGCGGATGAGTTGCAAGGGCTCACGgcgaccatcatcaccgaccTTAGGCCGCAATTCCCAGTCGCGGGAGAGAAAAGACTAGTGCTTAACCGTCGTCAGGTGCACGCTGCGCTGGATTGGTTGGCCAAGTATCACGGCAGCTCTTGGGCTTCTCTACCGGACGACCTTGGCCGGTTCGTGCTGCCACCGCTCGAGGAGGCGACACGGAGGGAGGCCGGCAACGGAGCCGCCGACCCCAAGTTGTGGCTGAACGGTGGTTACACATATCTCGCAACACGAAGGAAAGAATACGGGTCGTTGTGCAGAGACGAGTACTCGGAGTGGTCGTCCGCCTTTTGCAACCCTGTCGACGGCTCATCACACTCGACTGCCGAAATGGTGGCCGAGTTCCTGACACCCTCGGGTAGGCCATTCGAGACATACATCCACGGCGACGTTAAGTCCGAGAACCTCTTCACGACCCAGTCTGGCGACAAAGTAGCCTTCTTCGACTTCCAGTACGCCGGGATCGGAGTCGGTGGCTGTGACATCGCAAAGCTGTTCACTTGCTCAGTTCCTGTTGAGATGCTGACGCACCACGAGGATATTCCCGACCAGCTTCCCATGGGAGACGGCGAAAGAGCTTTGCTAGAGAAGTACCGGGAGACGCTTATCGACCAGAAGCCGTTAGGAAAAGGCCCTGCAGACTACGACTGGGCCACGTTCGTGCGACATTGGGAGACTGCTCTCGTCGACTGGTGTCGTTTCCAGGCGTCGTGGGGCTTTTGGGGGAACACGGAATGGCTTGAAGCCAGAGTGCGTCATATACTTTCAGACGATGGTTGGAGGAATTGGTTGAAGAGCGAAGTGAAGGGACATTAG
- a CDS encoding Amidohydrolase — translation MDGNSTTTASIADLLAAAPVDTAKYETLYKHFHTYPELSNLEAQTAKTVAEQLSQLQAFDITTDIGGHGLVGVLENGPGNTILLRADIDALPIKEATGLPYASTVTMLDAEGIMRPVMHACGHDMHMACLIAAAERLVKLKQEWSGTLVVLFQPAEERGTGAKAMVDDGLYDKHKIPVPDFVLGQHVMAMRAGSVGSKAGTIMAGADSMKITLSGLGGHGSQPHRTVDPAVMAAHVVVRLQSIVSREINPSDISVITVGSLHAGQTENVIADSAEIGLDIRSVRPETREKLLASIRRVVEAECEASGATAAPVFKMTRHLPVTVNDESMTTTLAAGFREHFGSDFDANITATTISEDFSVLATSQGKPCAFWHWGGIEEGLWDQKLKEGRLEEIPANHTARFAPVIQPTLQTGIDALCVAALTFFRKKL, via the exons ATGGACGGAAACTCTACGACAACTGCCAGCATAGCCGACCTGCTCGCTGCTGCACCCGTAGACACGGCCAAATATGAGACACTTTACAAGCACTTCCACACATACCCTGAACTCTCCAACCTTGAGGCTCAGACTGCCAAAACTGTTGCAGAGCAACTATCGCAGCTCCAAGCCTTCGATATCACCACCGACATCGGCGGgcacggcctcgtcggcgtcctcgagaaCGGCCCAGGTAATACCATTCTCCTGCGCGCTGACATAGATGCGCTCCCGATCAAGGAGGCCACCGGTCTTCCATACGCCAGTACGGTCACCATGCTTGACGCTGAAGGCATCATGCGGCCTGTGATGCACGCCTGTGGGCACGATATGCACATGGCGTGTCTCATTgcggccgccgagcggcTGGTCAAGCTGAAGCAGGAGTGGAGCGGCACGCTGGTTGTGCTGTTCCAGCCTGCGGAGGAGCGTGGTACGGGAGCAAAGGCCATGGTAGATGATGGACTCTATGACAAGCACAAGATCCCCGTGCCGGACTTTGTGCTTGGCCAACATGTCATGGCGATGCGGGCGGGTAGCGTAGGGTCAAAGGCGGGGACAATCATGGCCGGAGCGGATAGCATGAAGATTACGCTGTCAGGTCTTGGTGGTCACGGTTCGCAA CCCCATCGAACAGTCGACCCTGCAGTGATGGCGGCCCATGTGGTGGTGCGTCTTCAGTCAATCGTCAGCAGGGAAATCAACCCGAGCGACATCTCCGTCATCACAGTCGGCAGTCTGCATGCCGGCCAGACGGAGAACGTCATTGCAGACTCAGCGGAAATCGGCCTCGACATCCGCAGCGTGCGGCCGGAGACGCGCGAGAAGCTCCTGGCCTCGATCAGACGAGTCGTGGAAGCCGAGTGCGAAGCGAGCGGCGCGACGGCCGCGCCGGTGTTCAAGATGACGCGGCATCTGCCCGTCACCGTGAACGAcgagtcgatgacgacgacgctggcAGCTGGCTTCAGGGAGCATTTTGGGAGCGACTTTGACGCGAACATCACGGCGACTACGATCTCGGAGGACTTCTCGGTCCTCGCGACGTCGCAGGGCAAGCCGTGTGCTTTCTGGCACTGGGGCGGGATTGAAGAAGGGCTGTGGGATCAGAAACTGAAGGAAGGGAGATTAGAGGAGATCCCAGCAAACCACACGGCCAGATTTGCGCCTGTCATACAGCCTACGTTGCAGACGGGCATTGATGCTCTCTGTGTGGCTGCTCTCACGTTCTTCAGGAAGAAGTTGTAA
- a CDS encoding Esterase/lipase, with translation MSLSTAFAADSAWPLWDSEPVDGAFEIDLPGGTIDQGVVTKVSRPWLFGYKPTTTPNGRAVLVLGGGGYVQLMVGREGVAVARWLAALGFEAFVLVHRFPTAETGPSSPVDDARQALRLIKEKGAGPRGLALCGLSSGGHLASALLAEYPSSWALTAGAPVPKPEFAILGYGPISTNAKGHTIVPNKAPLDPPAKQELYDIVIPDQQIARPAPPAFIVYSATDPIVPVVNAYRLAQGLQAAEGSVELHVFADAPHGFALDTKDLPVSKWPSLAEAWLEQKGYLKVE, from the coding sequence ATGAGCCTCTCGACAGCTTTCGCGGCCGACTCCGCCTGGCCGCTATGGGACAGCGAGCCCGTCGACGGAGCCTTTGAAATCGATCTCCCGGGGGGCACCATCGACCAGGGAGTCGTCACAAAAGTGTCCCGGCCATGGCTGTTCGGCTacaagccgacgacgaccccgaACGGGCGCGCCgtgctcgtcctcggcggcggcggataCGTGCAGCTCATGGTGGGCCGCGAGggggtcgccgtcgcccgctggctcgccgccctcggcttCGAAGCCTTCGTCCTTGTCCACCGCTTCCCGACCGCCGAGACGGGCCCTTCGTCCCCGGTGGACGACGCCAGACAGGCCCTGCGCCTGATCAAGGAGAAGGGTGCCGGCCCGCGGGGCCTGGCGCTGTGCGGTCTGTCCTCCGGCGGCCACCTCGCTTCGGCCCTGCTGGCCGAGTATCCGTCCTCGTGGGCGTTGACCGCCGGCGCGCCAGTCCCGAAGCCGGAATTTGCCATCCTCGGGTACGGGCCGATCTCGACGAACGCCAAGGGCCACACCATCGTGCCGAACAAGGCTCCTCTGGACCCGCCGGCCAAGCAGGAACTGTACGATATCGTCATCCCCGACCAGCAGATCGCGCGGCCGGCGCCCCCGGCTTTCATCGTCTACTCTGCGACTGACCCCATCGTCCCGGTGGTGAACGCGTACCGTCTGGCGCAGGGCCTCCAGGCTGCCGAGGGCTCAGTTGAGCTGCACGTCTTTGCGGATGCGCCACATGGGTTCGCTCTGGATACCAAGGACTTGCCCGTCTCCAAGTGGCCTTCTTTGGCCGAGGCTTGGTTGGAACAAAAGGGTTACCTGAAGGTTGAATAA